In Dolichospermum flos-aquae CCAP 1403/13F, the following proteins share a genomic window:
- a CDS encoding DegT/DnrJ/EryC1/StrS family aminotransferase, with protein sequence MSQLLTINQIPFVNLKSQHAAIKSELLAAMGEVLDDGNFILGEQVAEFERQFAQLCGVRYAVGVNSGTDALIFALKALGIRSGDEVITVPNSFVASATCIRILGAKPVFVDVGDDYNIDPTKIAAAITPKTKAIIPVHLTGRPCNMKPILDIAQENGIAVVEDAAQSVLAEYQGQRVGSLGIVGCFSLHPLKNLNACGDGGVIVTDDSELYDQLKIMRNIGLRTRDDCVMWSHNSRLDTLQAAILLVKLRYLQEWTQQRQENAHYYQSQLAGIPQIIMPWEREWEKCVYHTFVIQAERRDQLRQFLSDRGIGTAIHYPVPIHLSTAGKELSYPAGSFPVAEMQASRILSLPIYPGLTVQELEQVCENIKLFYQ encoded by the coding sequence ATGTCACAACTATTAACCATTAATCAAATACCCTTCGTTAATCTTAAAAGTCAACACGCTGCCATCAAGTCTGAGTTACTAGCAGCAATGGGTGAAGTCCTTGATGATGGCAACTTTATTTTAGGCGAGCAAGTTGCAGAGTTTGAGCGTCAGTTTGCTCAATTGTGTGGCGTTCGTTATGCAGTTGGTGTTAATTCTGGGACAGATGCCTTAATTTTTGCACTCAAAGCACTTGGTATTCGTTCTGGTGATGAAGTTATTACTGTCCCTAATTCTTTCGTGGCTTCAGCTACCTGTATTCGCATACTTGGTGCTAAACCTGTATTCGTTGATGTGGGCGATGATTACAATATTGATCCAACTAAAATCGCCGCAGCTATTACTCCCAAAACAAAGGCAATTATCCCTGTACATCTGACGGGAAGACCTTGTAACATGAAACCAATTTTAGATATTGCCCAGGAAAATGGAATAGCTGTAGTGGAGGATGCCGCCCAATCTGTACTGGCTGAGTATCAAGGTCAACGAGTAGGTTCTTTGGGAATAGTGGGTTGTTTCAGTTTACACCCCCTGAAAAACTTAAATGCTTGTGGAGATGGAGGAGTAATAGTAACGGATGATTCCGAACTGTATGACCAGTTAAAAATTATGCGGAATATTGGTTTACGAACTCGTGATGACTGTGTGATGTGGTCTCATAATTCTCGCTTAGATACTCTACAAGCAGCTATTCTGTTAGTTAAGTTGCGTTACCTCCAGGAATGGACACAGCAACGTCAAGAAAATGCTCACTATTACCAAAGTCAACTTGCGGGTATTCCTCAAATCATAATGCCATGGGAACGAGAGTGGGAAAAATGCGTTTACCACACCTTTGTGATTCAAGCTGAACGGCGTGATCAATTGCGTCAATTTTTGAGCGATCGCGGTATCGGTACAGCAATTCATTATCCAGTGCCAATTCATCTATCTACAGCAGGTAAAGAATTAAGCTATCCAGCAGGGAGTTTTCCTGTCGCAGAAATGCAAGCAAGCCGCATCCTGAGTTTACCTATTTATCCAGGACTAACCGTTCAGGAACTTGAGCAAGTTTGTGAAAACATTAAGTTATTCTATCAATAA
- a CDS encoding HAD-IIB family hydrolase has product MKYYKHNIKLLPFVPEPKYVVFTDFDETYLAHQNREDYKNDLKELEEYLLNETYQKQIFFGWVTGSSLTSVFDKINKCGLTLLPHFIASSLGTELIYFNQNQYAEKDKIWENNLMKTGFSENLVNNLVSFLKLDNIHLTPQPQIADCPFLKNYYYHQQNDLIDNQAILKIKELVKKAGIQVNISQANPLSGDPNNCYDVDFIPSGTGKKHIVNFILQQTNVSYQNSIAFGESGNDIEMLQTVRHGYLVGNATSEARKLHFQIAENEYAKGILSVLKTLIK; this is encoded by the coding sequence ATGAAATATTACAAACATAATATAAAACTGTTACCTTTTGTCCCAGAACCAAAATACGTTGTTTTTACAGATTTTGATGAAACTTATCTTGCTCATCAAAATAGAGAAGATTATAAAAATGATCTCAAAGAACTTGAGGAGTATTTATTAAATGAAACATATCAGAAACAAATCTTTTTTGGTTGGGTTACTGGTAGTAGTTTAACTTCAGTTTTTGATAAAATAAATAAATGTGGTTTGACATTATTACCTCATTTTATTGCTAGTAGTTTAGGGACTGAACTAATCTACTTCAATCAAAACCAATACGCTGAAAAAGATAAAATATGGGAAAACAATCTCATGAAAACTGGATTCTCTGAGAATTTAGTTAATAACTTAGTTAGTTTTTTAAAATTAGATAATATACATTTGACACCACAACCTCAAATAGCAGATTGTCCTTTTTTAAAGAATTACTATTACCATCAACAAAATGATCTAATTGATAATCAGGCAATTTTGAAGATAAAAGAGTTAGTGAAAAAAGCTGGTATTCAAGTAAATATTAGTCAAGCAAATCCTTTATCTGGAGATCCAAACAATTGCTATGATGTTGATTTTATCCCATCAGGGACAGGTAAAAAACATATAGTTAATTTTATTTTACAGCAGACAAATGTAAGCTATCAAAACTCCATAGCTTTTGGTGAAAGTGGTAATGATATTGAAATGCTGCAAACTGTTAGACATGGTTATTTAGTTGGAAATGCAACCAGCGAAGCTAGGAAATTACATTTTCAAATAGCAGAAAATGAATATGCTAAAGGAATATTATCTGTATTAAAAACACTTATTAAATAA
- a CDS encoding secondary thiamine-phosphate synthase enzyme YjbQ — translation MTNSSIRLDQQSIKVQTTGKSLCQITPQVQAVITESGITAGICNLFIRHTSASLLIQEEDAKPDVETFFAKLVPENGQYLLAGQGLDDMPAHIRSALTHTSEQVPIAQGLLQLGRLQDIYIWEHRQSGYIREVVINILGY, via the coding sequence ATGACCAACTCATCTATAAGACTTGACCAACAATCAATCAAGGTACAAACTACTGGTAAATCTCTATGTCAAATTACGCCCCAAGTCCAAGCAGTCATTACAGAATCAGGAATTACAGCAGGAATTTGTAACCTTTTTATCCGTCATACTTCCGCCAGTTTATTGATTCAAGAAGAAGATGCCAAACCCGACGTGGAAACCTTTTTTGCGAAGTTAGTTCCCGAAAATGGTCAATATCTTTTAGCCGGACAAGGTTTAGATGATATGCCGGCACATATTCGCTCTGCCCTTACCCATACCTCTGAACAAGTTCCGATTGCTCAAGGTCTTTTGCAGCTAGGACGTTTACAAGATATTTATATCTGGGAACATCGTCAATCTGGTTACATCCGTGAAGTCGTTATCAATATATTGGGATATTAA
- a CDS encoding SDR family NAD(P)-dependent oxidoreductase produces MSFSLDGHVALVTGSSAGLGKAIALKLGQAGAKVAINYSNNESRAKQALAELEQQGCQAILVRGDVTQEEDVAAIYEAIASQLGAVDILVLNATGNQPQIPFEEYTWQDFQTMLDFFIKSPYLLTRICLPSMKQKQWGRIINISSDVCFRSVNNFSAYVTAKNGQLGFTRSMATELAPFGITVNAVAPGWIPVERHENVPQEKKDAYQVRIPMQQWGTPQDITEAVLYFASHESRFVTGQYLCINGGFTLM; encoded by the coding sequence ATGTCATTTTCTTTAGATGGTCATGTGGCCTTAGTTACAGGAAGTTCCGCTGGTTTAGGGAAAGCGATCGCTCTCAAATTGGGACAAGCAGGTGCTAAGGTAGCAATCAATTACAGCAATAACGAATCACGGGCTAAACAGGCTTTAGCTGAACTTGAACAACAAGGTTGTCAAGCTATTTTGGTTCGTGGGGATGTTACCCAAGAAGAAGATGTAGCAGCAATTTATGAAGCGATCGCCTCTCAACTGGGTGCAGTAGATATTTTGGTGTTAAATGCCACAGGAAACCAACCCCAGATCCCCTTTGAGGAATACACCTGGCAAGATTTCCAAACCATGCTGGATTTTTTTATCAAAAGTCCCTACTTATTAACTCGTATTTGTTTACCCTCCATGAAACAAAAACAATGGGGACGAATTATTAATATTAGTAGTGACGTTTGTTTCCGCTCAGTTAATAACTTCAGTGCTTACGTTACTGCCAAAAATGGACAACTGGGATTTACACGCAGCATGGCCACCGAATTAGCGCCTTTTGGTATTACAGTTAATGCAGTTGCTCCCGGTTGGATACCCGTAGAACGCCATGAAAACGTTCCTCAAGAAAAAAAAGACGCTTACCAAGTCAGAATTCCTATGCAGCAATGGGGTACTCCACAGGATATTACTGAAGCAGTGCTTTATTTCGCCAGTCATGAGTCCAGATTTGTTACAGGGCAATATTTATGTATTAACGGTGGCTTTACTCTTATGTAA
- a CDS encoding glycosyltransferase family 39 protein yields the protein MRKNYKFPIAMWLSSRLLILVAMLIIAPLIPVPENGIAVTFSWDVLHAWDSSWYEKIVTSGYDFSSDVKQIHTVAFFPLFPLLTRAVMTIGLPFKVASTLVNNIAFLSALIVLYFWVEELYGQKPARWATATLAWCPYSLYGTVIYTEGLFLLCTIAALRAFEKKQYIWAAFWGVLSTATRVPGVALIPAFLFVSWKENRDIKAYIASLTTGLGIILYSLYCQLKFGDALAFIHAQKAWRGDATGFALQGWWKMLMQITVGFTNWEFGYIKEPLHPLLFLIIIICGCLLWHFRLKLGNRKFRYGLYFLWLLLWLLTGDEIFKIILVFGGIYLLWLSRNKIPLVTVVYGFSSLALILNTGITASAERYAYGIISLSIAFGLLLERYPRWGYPIMYFFAILLGHFSVRFARDLWVA from the coding sequence ATGAGAAAAAATTATAAGTTTCCCATTGCAATGTGGCTATCTAGCAGACTTCTAATATTAGTTGCTATGTTAATAATTGCTCCTTTAATTCCAGTTCCAGAAAATGGTATAGCTGTCACATTTAGTTGGGATGTTTTACACGCATGGGATAGTTCTTGGTATGAGAAAATTGTGACTTCTGGTTATGATTTTTCTAGTGATGTCAAGCAAATTCATACAGTAGCATTTTTTCCTTTATTTCCATTATTAACTCGTGCGGTAATGACTATTGGTTTACCTTTTAAAGTTGCCAGCACTTTGGTGAACAACATAGCATTTTTATCAGCCTTAATTGTACTTTATTTTTGGGTAGAGGAACTTTATGGTCAAAAACCAGCCAGATGGGCAACAGCGACCTTAGCATGGTGTCCTTATTCCCTCTATGGAACCGTAATTTACACTGAAGGGCTATTTTTATTGTGTACCATAGCCGCATTAAGAGCTTTTGAAAAAAAACAATATATTTGGGCAGCTTTTTGGGGTGTATTATCTACTGCCACACGAGTACCAGGAGTGGCACTAATACCAGCTTTTCTGTTTGTTTCTTGGAAAGAGAATAGAGACATAAAAGCCTATATTGCCAGTTTAACTACTGGTTTAGGTATTATTCTTTATAGTCTTTATTGTCAACTTAAATTTGGTGATGCTTTAGCTTTCATTCATGCACAAAAAGCATGGCGTGGTGATGCAACAGGTTTTGCTTTGCAGGGTTGGTGGAAAATGCTAATGCAAATTACGGTAGGTTTTACTAATTGGGAGTTTGGCTATATTAAAGAGCCTTTACATCCATTGTTATTCTTAATAATTATTATTTGTGGCTGTTTGTTATGGCACTTTCGCCTGAAACTAGGTAATAGGAAATTCCGTTATGGATTATATTTTTTATGGCTATTGCTTTGGTTATTAACTGGTGATGAAATATTTAAAATAATACTGGTTTTTGGTGGGATTTATTTACTATGGTTATCACGGAATAAAATTCCCCTGGTTACGGTTGTTTATGGGTTTTCTTCCTTGGCATTAATTTTAAATACGGGGATTACAGCATCTGCGGAACGCTACGCTTATGGTATTATATCGCTGTCAATAGCATTTGGTTTATTACTTGAACGTTATCCTCGTTGGGGATACCCAATTATGTACTTTTTTGCCATCTTGTTAGGACACTTCTCCGTGCGTTTTGCGCGGGATCTTTGGGTGGCTTAG
- a CDS encoding sugar phosphate isomerase/epimerase family protein — protein MLKSNINSLNIGCAAWGWREVEIPEYFHWIANQGIRSVEVNAHPQAPKHLLHDGDDQAVSKIADWAKEAGVDIICIAGRNNFTLSDANELETEIKRVERFVDSAEKLGAKFVRLLSGDHRNDYILPDVFPLLHYAFNKIGDYAEERGIQITIENHGGPTATGQRVARMMEGIKSPAVGINYDPANFLNQGTDPLMALRYILPWVNYSHWKDVQWVNGSPQFCAFGEGEIVWEPIIKELLNAGYQGYWVVEYEETSDVEQGTKESLNNLSQVLQKFAVV, from the coding sequence ATGCTAAAGTCTAACATTAATTCACTAAATATTGGCTGTGCTGCTTGGGGCTGGAGAGAAGTGGAAATACCTGAATATTTCCACTGGATAGCTAACCAAGGCATTCGTTCAGTAGAAGTGAATGCTCATCCCCAAGCACCCAAACATCTTTTACATGATGGTGATGATCAAGCAGTATCTAAAATTGCTGATTGGGCTAAAGAAGCAGGAGTAGATATTATTTGTATAGCAGGAAGAAATAATTTTACACTCTCAGATGCAAATGAGTTAGAAACAGAAATTAAAAGAGTAGAGCGTTTTGTTGATAGTGCTGAAAAATTAGGGGCAAAATTTGTCAGATTATTGTCTGGTGATCACAGAAATGATTATATTCTCCCAGATGTTTTTCCTCTGTTGCATTATGCCTTTAATAAAATCGGTGACTACGCCGAAGAACGAGGAATTCAAATAACGATTGAAAATCATGGTGGACCAACTGCAACCGGACAAAGAGTGGCCAGAATGATGGAAGGTATTAAAAGTCCTGCTGTTGGTATTAACTATGATCCCGCTAATTTTTTGAATCAGGGAACTGATCCTTTGATGGCACTCCGCTATATTCTTCCTTGGGTAAATTATAGTCATTGGAAAGATGTGCAATGGGTTAATGGTAGTCCTCAATTCTGTGCTTTTGGAGAGGGAGAAATTGTCTGGGAACCGATTATTAAAGAACTATTAAATGCAGGTTATCAGGGATATTGGGTGGTTGAATATGAAGAAACATCAGATGTTGAGCAGGGAACGAAAGAGAGTTTAAATAACTTGTCTCAAGTATTACAAAAATTTGCCGTTGTCTAA
- a CDS encoding ArnT family glycosyltransferase yields the protein MRSFSQKEYFFGLLLASLILWLIGLGNLPLRDWDEGTYAIVAREIYHTGNWLYPTIQGDPFLLKPPLMQWLIAICYHIGGVQEFTTRFPGAFLTALGVPLLYLIGRLAFRENLPALFSALVYLTLLPVVRHGRLAMLDGMTISFFLLLLFCVLKARHDKKYALGIGFCLGLITLTKGMLVVVLAGIAGLFILANKQLAILKNPFLWIGMLLGNFPAIAWYFAQWQHYGNIFLEVHFQSQAFDRLGKAVEGNTGPVWYYLLEVIKYGFPWLLFLPGGLYLSWKNRDTAWGCLTLIGTIFYFAIVSLMGTKLPWYIMPVYPFLALAIGANLSYIWQGGKFRSKFLTGFFGFLIIVGLAGCVYFSIFDKQPLLIIMSIILAITMVITSWLINQHNRQFISVLFTGMYLVFALLMSSQSWIWELNEKFPVVPVATLIKDNVPPGTQIYTSFPDSRPSLDFYSDCKIIPASIADLQDKFVHKSYLLVDNENLQKMNLKQSKIIGEAKGFNLIATN from the coding sequence ATGCGTTCATTCTCACAAAAAGAATACTTTTTCGGCTTACTTTTGGCATCTTTAATTTTATGGCTGATAGGTTTAGGTAATTTACCTTTACGAGATTGGGATGAAGGCACTTATGCTATAGTCGCTAGAGAAATTTACCACACTGGTAACTGGCTTTATCCTACTATACAAGGAGATCCTTTTCTATTAAAACCACCTTTGATGCAATGGTTAATTGCTATTTGCTATCACATAGGAGGAGTGCAAGAATTTACTACTAGATTTCCGGGAGCATTTTTAACAGCTTTAGGAGTTCCTTTACTTTACTTAATTGGACGTTTAGCTTTTAGAGAAAATTTACCAGCTTTATTTTCGGCTTTGGTTTATTTAACATTATTGCCTGTGGTTCGTCATGGTAGATTGGCAATGTTAGATGGGATGACTATTTCCTTTTTCTTATTATTGTTATTTTGTGTTCTCAAAGCGCGTCATGATAAAAAATATGCTCTTGGTATCGGGTTTTGTTTGGGTTTAATTACACTGACTAAGGGAATGTTGGTGGTAGTTTTGGCAGGAATAGCAGGTTTATTTATTCTTGCTAATAAACAATTAGCTATATTAAAAAATCCATTTCTATGGATAGGAATGCTGTTAGGGAATTTCCCTGCTATTGCTTGGTATTTTGCCCAATGGCAACATTATGGCAATATTTTCTTAGAAGTGCATTTTCAATCTCAAGCTTTTGATAGACTGGGAAAAGCTGTGGAAGGGAATACTGGTCCGGTTTGGTATTATTTACTTGAAGTCATAAAATATGGTTTTCCCTGGTTATTGTTTTTGCCAGGAGGTTTATATTTAAGTTGGAAAAACCGTGATACTGCTTGGGGTTGTTTAACTCTGATTGGCACAATTTTTTATTTTGCGATAGTTTCTTTAATGGGTACAAAATTACCTTGGTATATTATGCCCGTATATCCATTTTTAGCTTTAGCAATTGGGGCTAATTTAAGTTATATTTGGCAGGGTGGGAAGTTTAGAAGTAAGTTTTTGACGGGATTTTTCGGATTTTTAATTATTGTTGGTTTAGCTGGTTGTGTTTATTTTAGTATTTTTGATAAACAGCCATTGTTAATTATTATGAGTATTATTTTAGCAATAACTATGGTAATAACATCATGGTTAATTAATCAGCATAATCGGCAATTTATTTCTGTTTTATTTACGGGAATGTATTTAGTTTTCGCACTATTGATGAGTTCTCAATCATGGATTTGGGAGTTAAATGAAAAATTCCCTGTTGTCCCAGTGGCAACATTAATTAAGGATAATGTGCCACCAGGAACACAGATTTATACTTCTTTTCCTGATAGTCGTCCTAGTTTAGACTTTTATAGTGATTGTAAAATTATTCCTGCATCTATTGCCGATTTACAGGATAAGTTTGTTCATAAATCTTATTTGTTGGTGGATAATGAGAATTTGCAGAAAATGAATTTAAAGCAGAGTAAAATCATAGGGGAAGCCAAGGGTTTTAACTTGATTGCTACGAATTAA
- a CDS encoding Uma2 family endonuclease: protein MQLIAKQYYTPEEYLELEATADYKSEYIDGQITAMAGASINHNRITGNFSAALNFAFKQQDKYEVFNSDMRLWIPQRLIYTYPDVIIIADEPEFFNNRTDTITNPQVIIEVLSKSTKSYDREDKFAAYRTISTFQEYLLIDQNRIHGEQFSKTGKKRWNLREYDEEDENISLETVSFEISLQDLYNKVKFPHIKSAVENSTS, encoded by the coding sequence ATGCAATTAATAGCAAAGCAATATTACACCCCAGAAGAATATCTGGAATTAGAAGCAACTGCTGACTACAAAAGCGAATACATTGACGGACAAATCACTGCTATGGCTGGTGCATCTATAAATCATAACCGGATTACAGGTAATTTTTCTGCTGCACTAAATTTTGCTTTTAAACAACAAGACAAATATGAGGTTTTCAACAGTGATATGCGTCTATGGATACCCCAAAGATTAATATACACTTATCCAGATGTGATTATTATTGCAGATGAGCCAGAATTTTTCAATAATCGGACAGATACAATTACAAATCCCCAGGTAATTATAGAAGTATTATCTAAATCTACCAAAAGTTATGACAGAGAAGATAAATTTGCAGCGTACAGGACAATTTCCACTTTTCAAGAATATCTGTTAATTGATCAAAACCGAATTCATGGAGAACAATTTTCCAAAACTGGGAAAAAAAGATGGAATTTGCGTGAGTATGATGAAGAAGATGAAAACATATCTTTGGAAACGGTATCTTTTGAGATTTCCTTACAAGATTTATATAATAAAGTTAAATTTCCTCATATAAAATCCGCAGTCGAAAATTCTACATCCTGA